In the Streptomyces sp. BHT-5-2 genome, one interval contains:
- a CDS encoding S8 family serine peptidase, which yields MARPLAHPRHRLLRALAVPLGLALTASLGFLPDAAGAAPPADGPLLSYVVNTVPGHATVGRVEQAIARAGGTVVTAHDRIGVIVAHAANPRFAATMRTVAGVQSAGATRTAPLKPSGTADFGRPQRLTRAELVAAERTAKAEGEEPLEPLQWDIPAIKADRAARVNPGSRKVTVAVIDTGVDDTHPDLEPNFSARQSASCVGGVPDTSPGAWRPRDPVGDAHGTHVAGTIAAARNGVGVTGVAPGVKVSAIRVSEPGAGFFYAESVVCAFVFAADHGVQVTNNSYFVDPWMFNCKDDADQAAIVDAVGRAAKYAQDKGVVNVAAAGNADTDLAADKLTDTGSPNDSTPVTRTISPRTCWDVPTQLPGTVTVAATGSHGLKSGYSNYGLGQIDVAAPGGDARQVPEPPAKNGNILSTIPGGDWAFYSGTSMASPHVAGVAALLKSAHPKASPQEIRWLLKEQADNPGCPAGDATCTGTRHVNSHFGYGIVDALKAVR from the coding sequence ATGGCACGCCCCCTTGCACATCCCCGCCACAGACTCCTGCGGGCCCTGGCCGTACCGCTCGGGCTGGCGCTGACGGCGTCGCTCGGCTTCCTCCCGGACGCGGCCGGCGCCGCGCCGCCGGCCGACGGCCCGCTGCTCTCCTACGTGGTCAACACCGTCCCCGGCCATGCCACGGTCGGCAGGGTCGAGCAGGCGATAGCCCGCGCCGGCGGCACGGTGGTCACCGCCCACGACCGGATAGGCGTGATCGTCGCCCATGCGGCCAACCCCCGGTTCGCCGCCACCATGCGGACGGTGGCGGGCGTGCAGTCGGCGGGCGCGACCCGTACCGCGCCGCTGAAGCCGTCCGGCACCGCCGACTTCGGCCGGCCGCAGCGGCTGACGAGGGCCGAGCTCGTGGCGGCGGAGCGGACGGCGAAGGCGGAGGGCGAGGAGCCGCTGGAGCCGCTCCAGTGGGACATCCCCGCCATCAAGGCCGACCGGGCGGCCAGGGTGAACCCCGGCAGCCGCAAGGTGACCGTCGCGGTCATCGACACCGGCGTGGACGACACCCACCCGGACCTCGAACCGAACTTCTCTGCCCGGCAGTCCGCCAGCTGTGTGGGCGGGGTGCCCGACACCTCCCCGGGGGCCTGGCGGCCCCGCGACCCGGTGGGCGACGCGCACGGCACGCATGTGGCGGGCACCATCGCCGCCGCCCGCAACGGCGTCGGGGTGACCGGCGTCGCGCCGGGCGTGAAGGTCTCCGCCATCAGGGTCAGCGAGCCCGGGGCCGGCTTCTTCTACGCCGAGAGCGTGGTCTGCGCCTTCGTCTTCGCCGCCGACCACGGCGTCCAGGTCACCAACAACAGCTATTTCGTCGACCCGTGGATGTTCAACTGCAAGGACGACGCCGACCAGGCGGCCATCGTCGACGCGGTCGGCCGGGCGGCGAAGTACGCCCAGGACAAGGGCGTGGTGAACGTCGCCGCCGCGGGCAACGCCGACACCGACCTCGCCGCCGACAAGCTCACCGACACCGGCAGCCCCAACGACTCCACCCCCGTCACCCGCACCATAAGCCCCAGGACCTGCTGGGACGTGCCGACCCAGCTGCCGGGGACGGTGACCGTCGCGGCGACCGGATCGCACGGCCTGAAGTCCGGCTACTCCAACTACGGCCTGGGGCAGATCGACGTGGCCGCACCGGGCGGCGACGCCCGGCAGGTACCCGAACCGCCCGCCAAGAACGGCAACATCCTCTCCACGATCCCCGGTGGCGACTGGGCGTTCTACTCCGGGACGTCGATGGCCTCCCCGCATGTCGCGGGCGTGGCGGCGCTCCTGAAGAGCGCCCACCCCAAGGCGAGCCCGCAGGAGATCCGGTGGCTGCTCAAGGAGCAGGCCGACAACCCCGGTTGCCCGGCGGGCGACGCCACCTGCACCGGCACCCGGCACGTCAACAGCCACTTCGGCTACGGCATCGTCGACGCGCTGAAGGCCGTGCGGTAG
- a CDS encoding TIGR03086 family metal-binding protein, with protein sequence MYEDGTELLPIGALSRLTGIPVKTIRNWSDQDLLPPAARTPAGYRLYGTDAPDRLEIVRSLRELGVGTAAIRAVLRRERTLADTAACSADALDAQISALRAQSAVLRAVAVRGSAAEELPQMTRLARQTAGERRRIVADAIDDALRGIPAPSYRGGLLAATPDLPEDPTPEQLAAWTELADLVHDPELRAAWRRLAAYSARMTAGTGTAPGGDPAATAEAEAGARRVAALMHTRAETALADGVAPDSPAAAPVVAELVAAWLPTQAGPPVARHHPSPEALRAAVSPPPTEDGPAARARLLEQLEAVAEPLVERYWRLLCTVTGRPAPPRWEAAGAWTAAALRAHLTPVEVDRGAFAGTDPERVLYAYERVVGAVGGLVAGLRPADLARPTPCGAWTVRELLDHMVWESLMVASIAEGTPRTDHTADHLGDDPRTAFEESARDALAVFRSSGMTVRTFGPHQAPGALFVQQVVIELLAHGWDLARAIGAPTVLAPEVAEETLAAARRLYGAAPRTEGGSFAPERPAPPGATAADRLAAYLGRAV encoded by the coding sequence ATGTACGAGGACGGCACGGAACTGCTTCCGATCGGCGCGCTGTCGCGCCTGACCGGCATCCCGGTCAAAACCATCAGGAACTGGTCGGACCAGGACCTGCTGCCGCCCGCCGCCCGCACCCCCGCGGGCTACCGCCTCTACGGAACCGACGCCCCCGACCGCCTGGAGATCGTGCGCAGCCTGCGCGAACTGGGCGTCGGGACGGCGGCGATCCGCGCCGTCCTGCGCCGCGAGCGGACCCTCGCCGACACGGCGGCGTGCTCGGCCGACGCACTGGACGCGCAGATCTCCGCACTGCGCGCCCAGAGCGCCGTGCTGCGGGCGGTGGCCGTACGGGGCAGCGCAGCAGAGGAGCTGCCGCAGATGACCCGACTCGCCCGCCAGACGGCCGGGGAACGCCGCCGGATCGTCGCCGACGCCATCGACGACGCCCTGAGGGGAATACCTGCCCCCTCCTACCGCGGCGGCCTGCTGGCCGCCACCCCTGACCTGCCCGAGGACCCCACCCCCGAACAGCTCGCCGCCTGGACCGAACTGGCCGACCTGGTCCATGACCCGGAACTCCGCGCCGCCTGGCGCCGGTTGGCCGCCTACAGCGCCCGTATGACCGCCGGGACCGGCACGGCTCCCGGCGGCGACCCCGCGGCCACGGCCGAAGCCGAAGCCGGCGCCCGGCGCGTCGCCGCCCTGATGCACACCCGCGCCGAGACCGCCCTCGCCGACGGCGTCGCACCGGACTCGCCCGCCGCCGCACCGGTCGTGGCCGAGCTGGTGGCCGCCTGGCTCCCCACCCAGGCGGGCCCGCCCGTCGCCCGCCACCACCCTTCGCCGGAAGCGCTTCGCGCTGCTGTATCACCCCCGCCCACCGAGGACGGCCCGGCCGCCCGGGCCCGGCTGCTGGAGCAGCTGGAGGCCGTCGCCGAACCCCTCGTCGAGCGCTACTGGCGGCTGCTGTGCACCGTCACCGGCCGCCCCGCGCCGCCCCGTTGGGAGGCCGCCGGCGCCTGGACGGCCGCTGCCCTGCGCGCCCACCTCACCCCCGTGGAGGTGGACCGCGGCGCCTTCGCCGGCACCGACCCGGAGCGGGTGCTGTACGCCTACGAGCGGGTCGTCGGCGCCGTCGGCGGGCTCGTCGCCGGTCTGCGGCCGGCGGACCTGGCGCGACCCACCCCGTGCGGCGCATGGACCGTGCGGGAACTGCTCGACCACATGGTGTGGGAGAGCCTGATGGTCGCCTCGATCGCCGAGGGGACGCCGCGTACCGACCACACCGCCGACCACCTCGGCGACGACCCCCGCACGGCCTTCGAGGAGTCCGCCCGCGACGCGCTCGCGGTCTTCCGGAGCAGCGGGATGACGGTCCGCACCTTCGGCCCCCACCAGGCGCCCGGCGCGCTGTTCGTCCAACAGGTCGTGATCGAACTCCTCGCGCACGGCTGGGACTTGGCGCGGGCGATCGGCGCCCCGACCGTGCTGGCGCCGGAGGTCGCCGAGGAGACCCTGGCGGCGGCGCGGCGCCTCTACGGGGCCGCGCCGCGCACCGAGGGCGGCTCGTTCGCCCCGGAGCGCCCCGCCCCGCCCGGGGCCACCGCCGCGGACCGGCTCGCCGCCTACCTGGGCCGCGCGGTGTGA
- a CDS encoding lysoplasmalogenase produces the protein MRPLAPRPRAARALLVAFAVLAVGHLAALLAHAAAAPGSGSASFADTAVHLTKPALMPLLAAHVLLRGGPPLLAGALLFGCGGDTFLQIGGERAFRAGMGSFAAGHLCYLLLFARHGGPIGPRRARTAAVAGLYAAALVGTVLLLWPDLPADLRIPVAGYSLLLTATAFGALRAGPRAAAGGLLFMLSDSLIAGGLAHWPHLPAPQFWIMLTYTAAQYALALGVLAAAAAPDEPAPPAPRPPVAYGAA, from the coding sequence GTGAGACCCCTCGCGCCCCGGCCGCGCGCCGCACGGGCCCTGCTCGTCGCCTTCGCCGTACTGGCCGTCGGCCATCTCGCCGCCCTCCTGGCGCACGCCGCCGCCGCGCCCGGCAGCGGCTCCGCCTCCTTCGCCGACACCGCCGTCCACCTGACCAAACCGGCCCTGATGCCGCTGCTCGCCGCCCATGTCCTGCTCCGCGGCGGCCCGCCGCTGCTGGCCGGGGCGCTGCTGTTCGGCTGCGGCGGCGACACCTTCCTCCAGATCGGCGGCGAGCGCGCGTTCCGCGCCGGCATGGGGTCGTTCGCCGCCGGACACCTCTGCTACCTGCTGCTCTTCGCCCGGCACGGCGGCCCGATCGGCCCCCGCCGGGCGCGCACCGCCGCGGTCGCCGGGCTGTACGCCGCAGCCCTGGTCGGCACCGTGCTGCTGCTGTGGCCCGACCTGCCCGCCGACCTGCGGATCCCGGTCGCCGGGTACAGCCTGCTGCTCACCGCGACGGCGTTCGGCGCGCTCCGCGCCGGCCCCCGTGCCGCCGCCGGCGGACTGCTCTTCATGCTCTCCGACTCCCTGATCGCCGGCGGCCTCGCCCACTGGCCGCACCTTCCCGCCCCCCAGTTCTGGATCATGCTCACCTACACGGCGGCCCAATACGCCCTCGCCCTGGGGGTGTTGGCGGCCGCCGCAGCCCCGGACGAGCCGGCGCCCCCGGCGCCGCGCCCACCGGTCGCGTACGGTGCCGCTTGA
- a CDS encoding sterol desaturase family protein, whose translation MPHLPDVVLWSVPAFVLLTVVEMVSYRLHPDDDAAGYETRDAATSVTMGLGSLVFDALWKIPIVALYAALYELTPLRIPVTWWTLPLMLLAQDFFYYWSHRGHHVIRVLWACHVVHHSSEKFNLTTALRQPWTTWTVWPFYVPMVALGVHPAVVAFTSGANLVYQFWVHTERIGTLPRPVEFVFNTPSHHRVHHASQGGYLDRNFGGILIVWDRMFGSFVPETERPVFGLTKNIRTFNPLRVATHEYAAIARDVRAAESWGERAGRVFRGPGWQPARLRDAAPAGTTGAAADTAVETGAQAGGRPAADRAPAAEPAGSPVGESAA comes from the coding sequence ATGCCGCACCTGCCCGATGTCGTGTTGTGGTCCGTGCCCGCCTTCGTCCTGCTCACCGTGGTGGAGATGGTGAGCTACCGCCTGCACCCCGACGACGACGCCGCCGGCTACGAGACGCGGGACGCGGCCACCAGCGTCACCATGGGGCTCGGCAGCCTGGTCTTCGACGCGCTGTGGAAGATACCGATCGTGGCGCTCTACGCCGCGCTCTACGAGCTGACGCCGCTGCGCATCCCCGTCACGTGGTGGACGCTGCCGCTGATGCTGCTCGCCCAGGACTTCTTCTACTACTGGTCGCACCGCGGCCACCACGTGATCCGGGTGCTGTGGGCCTGCCACGTGGTCCACCACTCCAGCGAGAAGTTCAACCTCACCACCGCGCTGCGGCAGCCCTGGACGACGTGGACGGTCTGGCCCTTCTACGTGCCGATGGTCGCGCTGGGCGTGCACCCGGCAGTGGTCGCCTTCACCTCCGGCGCCAACCTCGTCTACCAGTTCTGGGTCCACACCGAGCGGATCGGCACCCTGCCCCGCCCCGTCGAGTTCGTCTTCAACACCCCCTCCCACCACCGCGTCCACCACGCCTCCCAAGGCGGCTATCTGGACCGCAACTTCGGCGGGATCCTGATCGTCTGGGACCGGATGTTCGGCTCGTTCGTCCCCGAGACCGAGCGGCCCGTCTTCGGCCTCACCAAGAACATCAGGACCTTCAACCCGCTGCGGGTCGCCACCCACGAGTACGCCGCCATCGCCCGCGACGTCCGGGCCGCCGAGAGCTGGGGCGAGCGCGCCGGCCGGGTGTTCCGCGGGCCCGGCTGGCAGCCGGCCCGACTCCGGGACGCGGCACCGGCCGGCACCACCGGGGCCGCGGCCGACACGGCCGTGGAGACCGGTGCGCAAGCCGGCGGCCGCCCCGCCGCGGACCGGGCCCCGGCCGCCGAGCCGGCCGGCTCCCCCGTCGGGGAGTCCGCCGCGTGA